The proteins below come from a single Zhouia spongiae genomic window:
- a CDS encoding TolC family protein produces MIKNKLTYFFLLIGAVVSAQQQSYSLEEAINFAIENNRASVNAARDIDAAKKQKWETTAIGLPQINATVDYQNFLKQQVSLVPAEFFGGDSGEFAEVVFGTKQNVNATATLSQLIFDGSYLVGLQSAKVFLEISRNAKVKTDLAVRTNVINAYGNVLVSEESIKILEDNKATLEKNLFETQKTFENGLAEEESVEQLQITLTEVENALNNSLRLREIAYKLLNLSLGIDVNQSITLTDRLEDLALINLSLEAPDDAPFSMEENIDYKIAANDERSKELLLKLEKSKALPSLTGFLNGGYQAYSDEFSFFDNDQEWFGSSLLGVSLNIPIFSSLQRTARTQRAKIEYEKAKTDLTETEQRIKLELANAKSNYEFSVEKYNISKKNLDLAERIEKKNQVKFTEGIASSFELRQAQVQLYSSQQDYLQAMFDIISSKVELDNILYSGELVPVEEE; encoded by the coding sequence ATGATAAAAAATAAACTAACCTATTTCTTTTTATTGATCGGAGCTGTTGTGTCTGCGCAGCAGCAATCCTATTCTTTAGAAGAGGCCATTAACTTTGCAATAGAAAATAACCGGGCCTCTGTCAATGCTGCCAGGGACATCGATGCAGCCAAAAAGCAAAAATGGGAGACTACCGCCATTGGTTTGCCGCAAATCAATGCAACAGTAGATTATCAAAATTTTTTAAAGCAGCAGGTTTCTTTGGTTCCTGCTGAATTTTTTGGAGGAGATTCCGGCGAATTTGCTGAGGTGGTCTTTGGAACAAAACAAAATGTAAATGCTACGGCAACCCTGTCACAATTGATTTTTGACGGTTCATATCTGGTAGGGCTCCAGTCGGCAAAAGTATTTTTAGAGATATCCAGGAATGCCAAAGTGAAAACTGACCTGGCAGTCAGGACAAATGTTATCAATGCCTATGGTAATGTTTTGGTGTCGGAAGAAAGTATAAAGATATTGGAAGACAATAAAGCTACTCTGGAGAAGAACCTTTTTGAAACTCAGAAAACATTTGAGAACGGGCTGGCGGAAGAGGAGAGTGTAGAGCAGTTGCAGATTACACTGACTGAAGTGGAGAACGCATTAAATAACAGCCTCAGGTTAAGAGAAATCGCATATAAGCTATTGAACCTGTCATTAGGAATTGATGTCAACCAAAGTATAACCTTGACAGACAGGTTAGAGGATCTGGCATTAATCAATCTATCGCTGGAAGCTCCGGACGATGCGCCATTCTCTATGGAAGAGAATATAGATTATAAAATAGCTGCGAACGACGAACGGTCAAAAGAGTTGCTGCTGAAATTGGAGAAATCGAAAGCGCTGCCTTCCTTGACAGGGTTTTTAAATGGAGGGTACCAGGCCTATAGTGATGAGTTTTCTTTTTTTGATAATGATCAGGAATGGTTCGGGAGCTCCTTATTAGGAGTGAGCCTTAATATTCCGATATTCAGTTCGCTGCAACGTACTGCCAGAACACAAAGGGCCAAAATTGAATATGAAAAGGCTAAAACCGATCTTACGGAAACGGAACAACGGATTAAACTTGAGTTAGCCAATGCAAAAAGCAACTATGAGTTTTCGGTGGAGAAGTATAATATTTCTAAAAAGAACCTTGATCTGGCCGAGCGTATAGAGAAAAAGAATCAGGTGAAATTTACGGAAGGGATAGCGTCCAGTTTCGAACTGAGACAAGCCCAGGTACAACTGTATTCTTCTCAACAAGATTATTTACAGGCCATGTTTGATATTATAAGCAGTAAAGTAGAATTGGACAATATACTTTATTCTGGAGAACTGGTGCCGGTCGAAGAAGAATAA
- a CDS encoding response regulator, with product MSRPELEKRHIISLSTFVFLGFVAYMLYCIFIKTINSELEKELNSTGIQTIKEFSNIVKNDIRELNNLKNRLEVTNGMFYEYWTEDAMVILEQNQSFKFIEWIDSAMVIRKIVPEKGNEKALGLNISNVKYRVDDWRNSVKNATTNITPWAEMTQGGKAFLVDIPVYFQNNFQGTITAGMDFKSHFDFILSTLEEEYAVLIEDENQAPFYEYNKLDKSSIVNTPHIKKLISIEGFENKDWTFWFTPLHQHPIVKKKQIANLSLAAGIIFSILTSLLIYFYMSAQKENKKVYESNERLIHLNKSLKDERFKAEKASKAKTEFLSNMSHEIRTPLNAILGFIEVLKDSELSENHKKYLSLMDLSSKKLLNLINDILEFDRIESGKTELKEHVFSPVEELENIISLYKLSAQEKKVGLSLHFNRNNHHNVIGDAGKFGQIFTNLIRNSIKFTDKGTIVITYDERVEYNVLYLKITVKDTGIGIPKNKLSTIFNRFTQVDAGKTKKHEGGGIGLSITYHLLELMKGTINVSSSEHIGSEFEVKLHFPLTNKERKPEEHINTSALDLSNLKVLIVDDNKLNVTVLEKAVERFGIVNPQKAENGHIAIQLAGSDSYDLIFMDIHMPEMDGFDATSIIRKFDSKVIIFGLSANVTKEAIDEAISVGMNDYITKPFSLKKLYVKLYYYFAKQNVIK from the coding sequence ATGTCTCGTCCTGAACTTGAAAAAAGACATATTATATCGCTATCGACATTTGTCTTTCTGGGCTTTGTGGCCTATATGCTGTATTGTATTTTTATTAAAACCATCAATAGCGAATTAGAGAAGGAACTTAATTCAACCGGTATACAAACAATAAAGGAATTTTCTAATATTGTTAAGAACGACATCAGGGAACTCAACAACCTGAAGAACAGACTTGAAGTCACCAATGGCATGTTCTATGAATACTGGACTGAGGATGCCATGGTAATTTTAGAGCAAAACCAATCGTTTAAATTTATTGAATGGATAGACAGTGCGATGGTCATCAGAAAAATTGTTCCTGAAAAAGGCAATGAAAAAGCCCTTGGTTTAAATATTTCAAATGTAAAATACAGGGTTGACGACTGGAGAAACTCTGTTAAGAACGCTACGACAAACATCACCCCCTGGGCTGAAATGACACAAGGGGGAAAAGCTTTTCTGGTGGATATTCCCGTATATTTTCAAAACAATTTTCAGGGTACCATTACAGCGGGGATGGATTTTAAATCTCATTTTGACTTCATCTTAAGTACATTGGAAGAAGAGTATGCGGTTTTAATCGAAGACGAAAACCAAGCTCCGTTTTATGAGTACAACAAACTGGATAAAAGTTCAATCGTCAACACCCCGCATATTAAAAAACTGATCAGTATTGAAGGCTTTGAAAACAAAGATTGGACCTTTTGGTTCACCCCGCTTCACCAGCACCCTATCGTAAAGAAAAAACAGATCGCTAATCTATCGCTGGCAGCCGGGATTATATTTTCTATCCTGACCAGCCTGCTGATTTATTTCTATATGTCCGCCCAAAAAGAAAATAAAAAAGTATACGAATCCAACGAACGGCTCATCCATTTAAATAAGTCGTTAAAGGATGAAAGGTTTAAGGCTGAAAAAGCATCCAAGGCCAAAACAGAGTTTCTTTCTAATATGAGCCATGAGATCAGAACCCCCCTGAATGCCATTTTAGGCTTCATTGAGGTATTAAAAGATTCTGAATTGAGCGAAAACCATAAAAAGTACTTATCGTTAATGGACCTTTCATCAAAAAAGCTTCTCAACTTAATAAATGACATATTAGAATTTGACCGTATAGAATCTGGAAAAACAGAATTAAAAGAACATGTTTTCTCTCCGGTAGAAGAACTGGAAAATATCATATCGCTTTACAAGCTAAGCGCTCAGGAAAAAAAAGTAGGCTTATCATTACACTTTAACCGAAACAATCATCATAACGTAATAGGCGATGCGGGTAAGTTCGGGCAGATCTTTACGAACCTGATCAGAAACTCCATTAAATTTACCGACAAAGGAACCATCGTTATAACATATGATGAACGTGTAGAATACAATGTGTTGTACTTAAAAATAACTGTAAAGGACACCGGTATTGGGATTCCCAAAAATAAACTGAGTACTATTTTTAACAGGTTTACACAAGTAGATGCAGGCAAAACTAAAAAACATGAGGGGGGCGGCATAGGACTCTCGATCACCTATCATTTACTGGAATTAATGAAAGGAACCATTAATGTTTCCAGTTCGGAGCATATAGGCTCTGAATTCGAAGTCAAACTGCACTTTCCCCTGACCAATAAGGAAAGGAAACCTGAAGAACACATTAACACATCCGCACTGGATCTATCCAACTTAAAGGTTTTGATCGTAGACGACAACAAACTTAATGTTACTGTTCTGGAAAAAGCAGTCGAGAGATTCGGAATCGTAAATCCGCAGAAGGCAGAAAACGGGCATATTGCCATACAATTGGCCGGTTCTGACAGCTATGACCTTATTTTTATGGATATTCATATGCCTGAAATGGATGGGTTTGATGCCACCAGTATCATTAGAAAATTTGATTCGAAAGTTATCATTTTCGGATTATCGGCCAACGTTACCAAAGAAGCGATCGATGAAGCCATCAGTGTAGGCATGAACGACTACATAACAAAACCTTTTTCATTAAAAAAGTTATATGTTAAGTTATATTATTACTTTGCCAAACAAAATGTAATAAAATAA
- a CDS encoding polyprenyl synthetase family protein has protein sequence MLSIDTYREAFLSFLNKQVAVKEPENLYNPMVYILNLGGKRLRPVLTLMSAEIFGEDHSKALDAALAIEIFHNFSLVHDDIMDAAPLRRGKATVHEKWNLNTGILSGDVMLIVAYRFFENYRPEIFQKLARLFSKTAIEVCEGQQYDIDFETRNDVTEQEYLKMITYKTAVLVGAAMKMGAIVAETSEEQAQAIYDFGLNLGIAFQLKDDFLDAFGDPETFGKQVGGDIIENKKTYLYLKALEGLDNEHTARLKSLYNTTPDSPAEKILEVKKLMRQSGAAAITQKAIETYTDKAFAVLSKLEIPDHKKAVLREFGEQLMGRTV, from the coding sequence ATGTTGTCAATAGATACATACCGGGAGGCTTTTTTATCTTTTTTGAATAAACAAGTTGCTGTAAAAGAACCTGAAAACCTATATAATCCCATGGTTTATATCCTAAACCTTGGCGGTAAACGGTTAAGACCGGTACTTACTCTGATGTCTGCAGAAATTTTCGGGGAAGACCATTCCAAAGCACTGGATGCTGCCCTTGCTATTGAGATTTTCCATAACTTTTCACTGGTTCATGACGATATTATGGATGCTGCTCCTTTACGGAGGGGAAAGGCAACTGTTCACGAAAAATGGAATTTGAATACCGGTATCCTGTCAGGTGATGTCATGCTTATTGTCGCTTATCGTTTCTTTGAGAATTACCGCCCTGAAATTTTTCAGAAACTGGCCAGGCTCTTTAGCAAAACAGCTATTGAAGTCTGCGAAGGCCAACAATACGACATTGATTTTGAAACACGGAATGATGTAACTGAGCAGGAATACTTAAAGATGATCACTTATAAAACAGCTGTTTTAGTGGGCGCTGCAATGAAAATGGGAGCTATCGTTGCTGAAACATCTGAAGAACAGGCGCAGGCCATATATGATTTCGGACTAAACCTGGGTATTGCTTTTCAACTAAAAGATGACTTTTTAGATGCTTTCGGAGACCCGGAGACATTTGGAAAGCAGGTCGGGGGAGACATCATTGAAAACAAGAAGACATACCTCTACCTGAAAGCCCTGGAAGGGCTGGATAATGAGCATACTGCAAGGTTAAAATCGCTTTACAATACAACCCCCGATTCACCGGCAGAGAAGATTCTGGAGGTTAAGAAATTAATGCGTCAAAGCGGTGCCGCAGCTATTACCCAAAAGGCTATTGAAACATACACGGATAAAGCTTTTGCCGTTTTAAGCAAGCTTGAAATCCCGGATCATAAAAAAGCTGTCCTCCGGGAGTTCGGGGAACAGCTAATGGGAAGAACCGTTTAA
- a CDS encoding efflux RND transporter permease subunit, translating into MATNNNKIDKEFRLASWAIDNKTTIYVMISIFLVLGLSAYFGMPREDFPEIKETKIYISIPYPGNTAEDIEKLITDPLEESLKNVSNVVEILSTSQEDYAIITVEFDDDISVEAAKQKVKDEVDSEKASEDWPIFNGAKVEPNVFDLNFSEEFPIMNVNFYGDYPVEKLKEYAEYLEDRIEDLEEIKQVDIRGAQEKEVEVAVDIYKMMAAKVSFDDVINSIRNGNVTMSAGNMITSGQRRTIRILGEVETPKELNDFVVKSDNGAVYLRDIAKVTFKEEEKTTYAREFGNNVVMLDVKKRAGKNMIEASEKVKEVVKKAEEEYYPSDLRISFTSDQSEKTLNQVSDLVNNIIFGIILVVGVLMFFLGFRNALFVGFAIPMSMFMSFMILNGMGYTLNTMILFGLIMGLGMLVDNGIVVVENVYRLMEEEGMSRIQAAKKGIGEIAFPIIISTATTVAAFIPLGMWPGVMGEFMKFFPITLSVVLGSSLFVAIFINSMLVSQFMETGEKVLTRKQLIRLSVMLGGSGLFILVFGGAVRGLGTLMIFTAAMFWVYKYLVKGWANRFQRSTLVKLEDKYRNFLRYALGGWRPRLFVIGTFVLLIAVFMLFGMSVGSGRTKIEFFPDNKPNQIIVYVEYPQGTDIEKTNSLTKDIEKRVYTVLNGNQYREGDRNFMVESAVAQVGEGAGNPQTDGGSSAEMPHRSKITATMREYKYRKGMDSEELRKKVQEALHGIYPGVAISVEKDAVGPPVGYPINIEISGEDYDELIVVSERMRDFISNRNIPGIEELKIDVNKGKPAMKVMVDREKAGELGVSVGQVSNQLRRSLFGEKAGVYKESGEDYDINVRFNEEDRYNKSALFNQNIIFRDPSTGQIKEIPVSAVTTQKNTSGFSAIKHRETKRVVTVYSGLAPGFTDAGAVVAEIEREMQSFDTPQGVEFDFTGQIEEQNKQMQFLMGAFFAGLGLIMLLLVFQFNSISKPTIIMIAIFLSLIGVFGGLMITGWSFVIMMTMMGIISLAGIVVNNGVVLLDYTQLLIDRKKHELGLGESDLLDIDQVKEAIVNGGRARLRPVLLTAITTILGLIPLAIGLNIDFFSLFTNFNPEIYFGGDNVIFWGPLAWTVIFGLFVATFLTLIMVPLMFFIVYKVKIWLRSKNKSDREAELKPASEFEYAE; encoded by the coding sequence ATGGCTACTAATAACAATAAAATAGATAAAGAATTTCGTTTAGCCTCCTGGGCCATAGATAATAAAACTACGATCTATGTAATGATATCGATTTTCTTGGTTCTGGGGCTTTCGGCTTATTTCGGGATGCCGAGGGAGGATTTTCCGGAGATAAAAGAAACTAAAATATATATAAGTATTCCTTATCCCGGAAATACAGCCGAAGATATTGAAAAGCTCATCACGGATCCGCTTGAGGAGAGCCTTAAAAATGTGAGCAATGTTGTGGAGATATTATCCACCTCACAGGAAGACTATGCGATTATTACTGTAGAATTTGATGATGATATTTCTGTCGAAGCAGCCAAACAAAAAGTAAAAGATGAGGTAGACTCAGAAAAAGCCAGTGAAGATTGGCCGATTTTTAACGGTGCTAAGGTTGAGCCAAATGTGTTTGACCTCAATTTTTCAGAAGAATTCCCGATTATGAATGTTAATTTCTATGGTGATTATCCTGTAGAAAAGCTTAAAGAATATGCTGAATATCTTGAAGACAGAATAGAAGATTTAGAAGAGATCAAGCAGGTAGATATTCGGGGGGCACAGGAAAAAGAAGTAGAAGTAGCTGTCGACATATATAAGATGATGGCCGCCAAGGTGAGCTTTGACGATGTGATCAATTCCATCCGGAACGGCAATGTTACCATGTCTGCCGGAAACATGATTACCAGCGGGCAAAGAAGAACCATCAGGATATTGGGCGAGGTTGAAACCCCGAAAGAGTTAAATGACTTTGTAGTGAAGTCTGATAACGGAGCCGTTTATCTGAGAGACATTGCCAAAGTTACTTTTAAGGAAGAGGAAAAGACCACTTATGCCAGGGAGTTCGGAAATAATGTAGTGATGCTCGACGTAAAAAAACGGGCAGGTAAAAATATGATTGAAGCTTCCGAAAAGGTTAAAGAGGTGGTGAAAAAAGCAGAAGAGGAATATTATCCTTCTGATCTGAGAATTTCATTTACCAGTGACCAATCTGAAAAAACATTAAATCAGGTTAGTGACCTGGTTAATAATATAATTTTCGGGATTATCCTGGTTGTCGGGGTGCTGATGTTCTTCCTCGGGTTTAGAAATGCATTGTTTGTCGGATTTGCCATCCCGATGTCGATGTTCATGTCGTTTATGATCCTGAATGGAATGGGATATACCTTAAATACCATGATCCTGTTTGGTTTGATTATGGGGCTGGGAATGCTGGTGGATAACGGTATCGTGGTAGTGGAAAATGTATACCGCTTGATGGAAGAAGAAGGAATGTCGAGAATACAGGCGGCAAAAAAGGGGATTGGAGAAATAGCATTCCCGATCATTATTTCAACGGCAACTACCGTAGCTGCATTTATTCCTTTAGGGATGTGGCCCGGTGTTATGGGAGAATTTATGAAGTTCTTCCCGATCACCCTTTCGGTAGTACTGGGCTCTTCGTTGTTCGTGGCGATTTTTATTAACTCCATGCTTGTGTCGCAGTTTATGGAGACCGGCGAAAAAGTACTGACCAGAAAACAGTTGATCCGGCTGAGTGTTATGTTAGGCGGGAGTGGTTTGTTTATTTTAGTGTTTGGAGGTGCAGTAAGAGGCTTAGGAACCCTGATGATCTTTACTGCGGCCATGTTCTGGGTATACAAATACCTGGTAAAAGGCTGGGCAAACAGGTTCCAGCGCAGTACGTTGGTAAAACTCGAGGATAAATACCGGAACTTTTTAAGGTATGCTTTGGGCGGATGGAGGCCACGGCTATTTGTGATCGGAACATTTGTTTTGCTGATCGCCGTCTTTATGCTCTTCGGAATGTCTGTAGGAAGTGGTAGAACCAAAATTGAGTTCTTTCCGGACAACAAACCAAACCAGATCATTGTGTATGTGGAATATCCTCAGGGAACAGATATTGAAAAGACAAATTCGCTGACTAAGGATATTGAGAAACGGGTTTATACAGTCCTTAATGGCAACCAATACCGTGAAGGAGATCGTAATTTTATGGTAGAGTCTGCTGTTGCCCAGGTAGGGGAAGGAGCAGGAAATCCGCAAACCGACGGAGGTTCCTCAGCAGAAATGCCTCATCGGAGTAAAATTACGGCTACCATGCGCGAGTATAAATACCGGAAAGGAATGGATTCGGAGGAGTTGCGTAAAAAGGTGCAGGAAGCATTGCATGGAATATACCCCGGAGTAGCAATTTCTGTAGAGAAAGATGCTGTTGGCCCGCCGGTAGGTTATCCGATTAATATTGAGATCAGCGGGGAAGATTACGATGAACTCATCGTGGTATCTGAACGTATGCGCGATTTTATAAGTAATCGTAATATCCCGGGCATTGAAGAACTTAAAATTGATGTGAACAAAGGTAAGCCTGCCATGAAAGTCATGGTAGATCGTGAAAAAGCGGGTGAACTGGGAGTGTCTGTCGGACAAGTGAGTAATCAGTTGAGAAGGTCTCTGTTTGGAGAAAAGGCGGGGGTCTATAAAGAGTCAGGAGAAGATTATGATATCAATGTAAGGTTTAATGAAGAAGACCGATACAATAAAAGTGCATTGTTTAACCAGAATATCATTTTTAGAGACCCTTCAACAGGTCAGATCAAAGAAATCCCCGTTTCGGCAGTAACCACACAAAAGAATACATCCGGGTTTAGTGCCATAAAACACAGAGAAACTAAACGGGTAGTGACCGTATATTCAGGGTTGGCTCCGGGGTTTACAGACGCTGGTGCCGTGGTGGCTGAAATTGAAAGAGAAATGCAAAGTTTCGATACTCCGCAGGGCGTTGAATTTGACTTTACGGGTCAGATTGAAGAGCAAAACAAACAGATGCAGTTCTTGATGGGTGCCTTTTTTGCCGGCCTGGGACTTATCATGTTGTTGTTGGTATTTCAGTTTAATTCCATTTCGAAGCCTACAATTATAATGATTGCAATTTTTCTCAGCTTGATCGGGGTTTTTGGAGGATTGATGATTACAGGTTGGTCTTTCGTAATTATGATGACGATGATGGGAATCATCTCACTGGCCGGTATTGTAGTGAACAATGGAGTGGTTTTACTCGATTATACGCAATTATTGATTGATAGGAAAAAACACGAACTCGGTCTGGGCGAATCTGATCTTTTAGACATAGACCAGGTAAAAGAGGCTATCGTTAACGGAGGACGGGCAAGACTACGACCCGTATTGTTAACAGCGATAACAACAATTCTTGGTTTGATTCCGCTAGCCATAGGTCTTAACATAGACTTTTTCTCTTTGTTTACGAACTTCAATCCTGAAATATATTTCGGAGGAGACAATGTTATTTTCTGGGGACCATTGGCATGGACCGTTATATTCGGGTTGTTTGTAGCTACGTTCTTGACGCTGATCATGGTGCCGTTAATGTTCTTTATCGTATATAAGGTTAAAATATGGTTGAGATCGAAGAACAAATCGGACAGGGAAGCAGAATTAAAACCTGCAAGTGAATTTGAATATGCAGAGTAA
- a CDS encoding TetR/AcrR family transcriptional regulator: MKDKIIEKASDMFLTIGFKSITMDDIANEMGISKKTIYQHFRNKTELVESCTMHRCDYVTNGINCIRGQRNNPIEELYEIKGFVLSNLKDEKSSPYYQLQKYYPKVHKALRSKIYDQMDACILENLKRGVDEGIFRKEIDVDIISKFYFYGMMELKNGDVFSPHVYSMPYLMEVFLDYYVRGIATEKGILILNQIINSNNDKK, from the coding sequence ATGAAGGACAAGATTATAGAAAAGGCTTCCGATATGTTTTTAACCATTGGGTTTAAAAGTATAACGATGGATGATATTGCGAATGAAATGGGGATATCAAAAAAGACGATCTATCAGCATTTTAGAAATAAAACGGAGTTGGTGGAGTCTTGTACCATGCACAGATGCGATTATGTAACCAATGGGATAAATTGTATCAGGGGACAAAGAAATAATCCCATAGAAGAATTGTATGAAATTAAAGGTTTCGTGCTCTCAAACCTGAAAGATGAAAAGTCTTCTCCTTACTACCAGTTACAAAAATATTACCCTAAAGTACATAAAGCACTAAGGAGCAAGATTTACGATCAGATGGACGCATGTATCCTGGAAAACCTTAAGCGAGGTGTAGACGAAGGTATTTTCAGGAAGGAGATAGATGTCGATATAATTTCCAAGTTTTATTTCTATGGGATGATGGAGCTGAAAAACGGAGATGTTTTTTCACCTCATGTTTATAGCATGCCTTATTTAATGGAAGTTTTTCTCGATTATTATGTACGGGGCATTGCAACTGAAAAAGGAATATTAATACTCAATCAAATAATTAACTCAAACAATGATAAAAAATAA
- a CDS encoding efflux RND transporter periplasmic adaptor subunit, producing the protein MKKIYSIVIVTFLLASCGGGNKKSTEDVIAGGDLNAIKQKRSEVVAEYDVLASELRNLDAAISKLDTTSKISLVTALKAKDSIFHHYVELQGSVNTKQNIIINAEYPGTLLNVLVKEGQAVRKGQVLAKIDDGGLASQLAQLKVQADLAATTYERQKRLWDQKIGSEIQYLQAKTQYESTKNAVAQMQSQLSKTRVVAPFSGIIDEVITDEGSVVNAGVPIIRIVNLGNMYIETEVPEKYLPYIKENTSVKVIFPVLGNEIVETKVRQVSNYINPTNRSFKIEVSVPNHKGLVKPNLTAKVQINDYTSEKAILIPQSIISENAEGDQYVYTVGEINGDSVATAHKAIIKTGKTQGDYVEVLEGLANGDMVIEEGARRVQEGQKVKILDKE; encoded by the coding sequence ATGAAAAAAATATATTCAATAGTAATCGTTACATTTTTATTGGCCTCTTGTGGTGGAGGGAATAAAAAGTCGACAGAAGATGTTATCGCAGGAGGTGATTTAAATGCGATTAAACAAAAACGTTCGGAAGTTGTAGCAGAATACGATGTATTGGCTTCTGAGTTAAGAAATCTCGATGCGGCAATATCAAAACTAGATACGACATCTAAAATATCTTTGGTAACGGCCCTTAAAGCAAAAGACAGTATTTTTCATCATTATGTAGAGTTGCAGGGAAGTGTTAATACCAAGCAGAATATTATCATTAATGCGGAGTATCCCGGAACTTTACTCAATGTATTGGTAAAAGAAGGGCAGGCAGTTAGGAAAGGTCAGGTTTTGGCCAAGATCGATGACGGCGGGTTGGCTTCACAATTAGCGCAGTTAAAAGTGCAGGCTGATTTGGCAGCAACAACTTACGAACGTCAAAAACGTTTGTGGGATCAGAAGATAGGTTCGGAAATTCAATATCTTCAGGCTAAAACGCAATATGAATCTACTAAAAATGCAGTCGCACAAATGCAGAGTCAGTTGTCTAAGACAAGAGTGGTAGCACCGTTTTCGGGGATCATAGATGAGGTGATAACCGATGAAGGCTCCGTGGTAAATGCCGGGGTTCCGATCATTAGGATAGTCAATCTGGGAAATATGTATATAGAAACTGAAGTTCCTGAAAAGTATCTGCCTTATATAAAAGAAAATACAAGCGTTAAAGTAATTTTCCCTGTTTTAGGAAATGAAATCGTCGAAACCAAGGTCCGCCAGGTCAGCAATTATATTAATCCGACAAACAGATCTTTTAAAATAGAAGTATCTGTGCCTAATCATAAAGGACTTGTAAAACCTAATCTTACGGCTAAAGTTCAGATCAACGATTATACAAGTGAAAAAGCAATTTTAATTCCTCAAAGCATTATTTCTGAAAACGCAGAAGGAGATCAATATGTATATACTGTTGGCGAAATAAACGGAGACAGTGTAGCTACAGCCCATAAGGCAATTATCAAAACCGGTAAAACACAAGGCGATTATGTAGAAGTCCTCGAAGGGCTTGCCAACGGAGATATGGTAATAGAAGAAGGAGCACGCAGAGTGCAGGAAGGACAGAAAGTTAAAATCTTAGATAAAGAGTAA